In Rodentibacter haemolyticus, the DNA window TTCTAATCAGTATCGGGGATACGACACAATTTTCGGCAATATTAGACCAAGCGGAAATGGCGGCAAATAAGGATTTTACCGATCTATTTACCTCAACAACCCCGCTAGGTTTATTAAGTCTTGCTGCGTGGGGGTTAGGTTATTTCGGTCAACCGCACATACTCGCACGTTTTATGGCGGCTTATTCGGTAAAATCCCTTATAAAAGCACGTCGTATCGGTATAACTTGGATGATACTTTGCCTTGGTGGGGCAATTGGTATCGGGTTCTTCGCCATTCCTTATTTCTTCGCCAATCCAAGCGTTGCCGGCACGGTGAATCACGAATCCGAGCAAGTATTTATCGAATTGGCAAAATTATTATTTAATCCGTGGATTGCCGGTATTTTACTTTCTGCGATTTTAGCTGCGGTAATGAGTACGCTAAGCGCGCAATTATTAATTTCCTCCAGCTCTGTAACGGAAGATTTTTATAAAGGTTTTATTCGACCTAAAGCCTCGGAAAAAGAACTCGTTTGGTTAGGGCGATTAATGGTGTTGGTAATTGCCCTCATTGCGATTTGGATAGCCCAAGATGAAAACAGCAAAGTATTAAAACTCGTTGAGTTTGCTTGGGCGGGGTTCGGCAGTGCATTCGGGCCGGTTGTCCTCTTTTCGCTCTTTTGGAAACGTATGACCGCTTCAGGCGCAATGGCGGGAATGCTGGTCGGCGCAATCACCGTTTTCTCATGGAAAGCCATTATTCCGGTGGAAAGCGACTGGTTTAAAATCTATGAAATGATCCCGGGATTTTTATTTAGCAGCTTATCCATTCTTATCGTTTCACTCGTTTCCACCGAACCGCCACAAGCTGTGATTGAAACCTTCAATAAAGCGGAAAAAGCTTATAAGGAAGCCAAATGATTGATTTTCGCCCTTTTTATCAAAAAATTGCCATAGGTCCGCTTTCCCATTGGTTGGAAACGCTCCCTCTTCAATTAAAAGAATGGGAAAAACAAACGCACGGCGATTATGCCAAATGGTCAAAAGTTGTGGATTTTCTGCCTGATTTACAGGCTGACAGGATCGATTTAAAAAACGCGGTAAAATCCGACCGCACTTTGCCTCTTTCCGAAGGTGAAAAACAGCGAATTATTCATCATTTGAAACAACTTATGCCATGGCGAAAAGGTCCTTATCATTTATTTGATATTCATCTGGATTGTGAATGGCGTTCTGATTTTAAATGGGATCGCGTTCTTCCCCATCTCGCGCCGTTAAAAGATCGTGTTATTTTAGATGTCGGTTGCGGCAGCGGCTATCATATGTGGCGTATGGTCGGTGAAGGTGCAAAAACGGTGGTAGGAATCGATCCGACAGAACTTTTCCTTTGCCAATTTGAGGCGGTTCGTAAGCTACTTAATCATGATCGCCGGGCAAATCTCATTCCTTTAGGTATCGAACAAATGCAACCGCTCGCCGCCTTTGATACGGTGTTCTCTATGGGAGTGCTTTACCATCGAAAATCCCCCTTGGATCATTTGACACAATTAAAAAATCAGCTGAAAAAAGGCGGGGAATTAGTGCTGGAAACCCTCGTGGTGAATGGCGATACAAATACGGTTCTTGTTCCGACAGATCGCTACGCAAAAATGAAAAACGTCTATTTTATTCCATCTGTGCCGGCATTAATAAACTGGCTAGAAAAAGTCGGTTTTAGCAACGTGCGCTGTGTTGACGTGGCTGCCACGACACTTGAAGAACAACGCAAAACCGATTGGTTAGAAAATGAAAGCCTAATTGATTTCTTAGATCCGAATGATCACAGTAAAACCATTGAGGGCTATCAAGCTCCGACAAGAGCGGTAATCTTAGCGAATAAATAACATTTAAGGCAAATATTCAGGGCTTGGATATGTAGCGTTCAGCCGTTTCTCGAATACCCAATTGGTCGTTAAGTCTCGTTTTGACGATGTTTAATTTAAGTGCCGTTGAATTTTCCCCATAAAAATCCGCACCTTAATCTGTCGGGTCGATTGCCCAACTTTTGGGGTGCAGACCAAAGTGCGGTTAAATTTTTTCGTGTTTTTTTAGATTAAAGTTTCACGACTTTCGCTTGCTTAATCATATTATCTGCGACTTCTAAAATCGTAATTTGCAAACCTTCGATTTCGCAAACCGTGCCTTCATCGGGAATCTCTTCTAAATGTTCAAGAATCAAACCGTTAAAAGTTCGGGCATCTTCCGTGTCTAGTTCCCAACCGAACATCTTGTTGAGATCACGTAGATTTGCCGAGCCATCAATAATCATTGAACCGTCAGATTGTTGCGTAACTTCTTCATCAATGGTTGGCGCGGTGGAAGTCGTAAACTCACCCACAATTTCTTCCAAAATGTCTTCTAACGTCACCAAACCTTTGATGTCACCGTATTCATCCACCACTAAGCCGATACGTTCTTTATTGGCTCGGAAATTCGCAAGCTGAGTTTTTAACGGTGTACCTTCCGGAATAAAATACACTTCATCCGCAGCTCGAATTAATGTTTCCTTAGTAAATTCATTTTTTTCCAATAATAAACGGAATGCTTCACGCACACGCAAGATACCGAGTACTTGTTCATCAAGGCTGCCTTTATAAAGCACCACTCGGTTGTGAGCGGCGTGATTAAGCTGGCGCATAATTGCTTTCCAATCATCATCAATATCAATACCGCCGATTTCATTGCGTGGAACCATAATATCATCTACCGTCACCGTCTCCATATCAAGAATGGAAAGCAACATTTGCGGGTGCTGTTCATCCGGTGTGGCTTCTCCGGCTTCTGTCACAATGCTTCTTAATTCTTCACGGCTAATCACTTGTTTTTGCATATCCGGCTTTAAACCGACAAGGCGCATAAGTAATTTGGTAAAAATATTCATTAGCCACACGATCGGATAAAAAACTTTTAACAAAATCGTCAAAATATGGCTTGAAAACAAACTCACTTTTTCCGGATGCATTGCCGCAACGGTTTTCGGAAAGATTTCGGAAAATACTAACATAATAAAGGTAAGTAGCCCTGTTGCGATCGCTACACCGACATCACCATATAAGCGCATACCGATCATGGTTGCAATGGCGGAAGCACTAATATTCACAAGGTTATTAAAAATAAGGATAAAACTTAGCAAGGTATCGGGGTTTTCAAGCAATTTTTCGGCTTTTTTCGCACCTTTATTACCTTGTTCGGAAAGAAAACGTAAGCGATATTTATTAAGAGAAAGCAACCCTGTTTCTGAACCGGAAAAATAGGCAGAGAGAACTAAACAAATGATGAGAGTAATAAATAAACTACTAAGGGGGATACTATCCAAGGGGAAATCCTTTTGTTGATTAATCATAACCCGTAGGACACTTTTAATATTTGTGCCTGAAACCTTGTTTCAATCACTCTACGGAACATTGAGTGTCAGCAATTGATAACGGCATCTCCGCTACAATATAAAATCATCTGACGATAAAGGCGAACATATCGGTTCGCCCTTATTTTAAATTAATCGACTGCCGAAATAAGCAATCGTGAGTAAGATAATACCTGAAATAGCGTAAATAATCATCCTTTTTCCGCGCCAGCCGAATTTCCAATGCCCCAAAAGCGCTATTCCAAACACAAGCCAGGCTAAAAACGAAAAGACGCCTTTGTGAATATTTTCCACGGTTAACGCATTCATAGAATAATAAACGCCTGAAATTAATGTTAAAGTCAGCAGCAACTCCCCTGTTGCAAATAAATGGGCAAAATGACGTTCCACTGTCATTAATGAAGGCATCACAGCCGAAAAGGCGGTTTTTTTGGCTTTGAGACTGCGATCAATCCAAGCTATCTGAATCGCATAAAGGGTTGCGATGACACAAACGGAATACGTAAAAATCGACAAACCAATGTGAAATAACATCGCCGAATCTTGATTTAACAAGCGGATAAGATGGCTTGGCATAAATGTCGCCAAAATGAGATTAAGAACGGAGAAAGAAAATACAATCGGCAATAAAAACCAAATCGAATTAACGACCAACATTGCCAATACCGCCAACGCCGCAATGCTCACACTCATCAATGAACTGATTTCTACAAGGGTAAAGGTGTGTAATTGCGCCAGTTCCCGCAACGAAGGATAAAGACTTGCCGCGTGAAAAATAATGCCCGTAAGTGCGGTCAAAAAAAACGGCATTTTTCTCGGACGGTATTGCGCTTTATCTGCGGAATTAAGCAACGGCAGAATCATTAAAACGCTCGCTAAATAAAAAAGTATCGAAAAAACAGCAAACCACATAATTTACTCTCGCTTATTAGGAATAATTCGTATTTTACCGTTCTCATCGAGGATTCGCTATAAATTTATTTGAAATGATGAAAAACGCCCAAAATTCGGTATAATCACAGCAATTTTTTGGATAAAAAACAGGATATATTATGTTTGGGAATCTCTCCGATCGCCTCTCAAAAACACTACGCAATATTACAGGCAAAGGGCGCCTGACTGAAGAAAACATTAAAGAGACACTGCGTGAAGTGCGTATGGCATTATTGGAAGCGGATGTGGCATTGCCGGTGGTTCGTGAATTTATCGCTAAAGTGAAAGAAAGTGCGCTTGGTGAAGAAGTCAATAAAAGTTTAACGCCGGGACAAGAGTTCTTAAAAATTGTTCAGCGTGAGCTTGAAAAAGCCATGGGAGAATCCAACGAAAGTTTAAATCTTGCCACCCAACCGCCGGCGGTAATCCTAATGGCAGGTTTACAAGGGGCAGGTAAAACGACCAGCGTTGGAAAGCTCGCCAAATTCTTACGCGAACGTCATAAAAAGAAAGTATTGGTCGTATCGGCTGACGTATATCGCCCTGCTGCTATCAAACAACTTGAAACCTTGGCACAGTCCGTAGGCGTCGATTTTTTCCCGTCTGATGTAAAACAAAATCCGGTAGATATTGCCAAAGCAGCCCTTGCCGATGCAAAACTTAAATTCTACGATGTACTCATTGTGGATACTGCCGGTCGCTTACACGTTGATAGCGAAATGATGGAGGAAATTAAACAAATCCATACGGCATTGAACCCGATTGAAACACTATTCACCGTGGATGCTATGACAGGTCAAGATGCGGCAAACACCGCCAAAGCCTTCAATGAAGCCTTGCCATTAACCGGAGTTATTCTAACCAAAGTAGATGGTGATGCACGTGGCGGAGCGGCGTTATCGATTCGTCAAATTACCGGTAAGCCGATCAAATTTTTAGGGGTTGGCGAAAAAACCGAAGCCCTAGAACCATTCCATCCGGATCGTGTAGCTTCCCGTATTCTTGGTATGGGTGATGTGCTGTCGCTTATCGAAGATCTTGAGCGTTCCGTTGATCGCGAAAAAGCGGAAAAAATCGCGCAAAAATTCAAAAAAGGGGACACTTTCACCTTAGATGATTTCCGCGAACAGCTTGTCGAAATGAAAAAAATGGGCGGAATGATGTCTATGTTGGAAAAACTACCCGGCGCAAAAAATTTACCGGATCACGTAAAAAATCAAGTAGATGACAAAATGTTCATAAAAATGGAAGCCATCATAAATTCTATGACGCTAAAAGAGCGTGCCAATCCTGACATCATTAAAGGCTCTCGCCGCCGCCGCATTGCATTAGGTTCCGGCACACAAGTGCAAGATGTAAACAAATTACTCAAACAATTTGATGAAATGCAAAGAATGATGAAAAAAATGCGCAAAGGCGGTATGTCAAAAATGATGCGTGGAATGCAAGGTCTAATGGGCGGCGGTATGGGCGGTCTCGGCAAGCTAGGGGGAATGTTTAAACGCTAAAAACAATAAAGTGCGGTTGGAAAAATTAAAGTTTTTTCGGCATTATGTAGCAGTTGCACAAACCATTGTAGGGGGCGTTAGGCGAAGCTGCAACTCACCGACAGATGAAATGGTATATTACTCCTACGGCTAACGAACCCTACTCCCGATAAAGATTGGAAATAAAATTCTCTTTGTGCAACTGCTACATAATAATGAGTTTTTTAACCGCACTTTTTACTATAGCCAGACAAAAGCTATAGTAAAGCTTTCTTTCATAAAGACGGCTTTAGTTGGCAATAAAAAAGCACCTATTAGGTGCTTTTTTGATTCTTATTTCTTACTGGAGTGTAATCCTTTTTTCTCTAATCCACGGTAGATTAATTGCTGTTGTACGATAGTGATTAAGTTAGATACTAACCAATAAAGCACTAGCCCTGCCGGGAACCAAAGGAAGAAAAACATAAAGATCAACGGCATAAAATTCATCACTTTTTGTTGCATCGGATCAGCCACCGGTGTCGGCGACATTTTTTGCAACAAGTACATAGAAATCCCCATTAAGATTGGCAGAATATAATACGGATCTTGTGCGGATAAATCTTGAATCCAACCAAAGAACGGGGCGTGACGAAGTTCCACCGCTTCCATAAACGTCCAATATAATGCGATGAAAATTGGCATTTGAAGAAGAATAGGCAGACAACCGCCTAACGGATTTACTTTTTCTTCTTTATAAAGTTTCATCATTTCTTGGCTCATACGTTGACGATCATCACCGAAACGTTCACGCATTTCCTGCATTTTCGGTTGCAACATACGCATTTTCGCCATAGAAGTATATTGTGCTTTAGTCAATGGATATAAAATAGCCTTCACCACAATAGTCACACAGATAATCGCCAAGCCCCAGTTAGACACGATACTTTGAATAAAGGTCAATAGCCAGAATAATGGCTTCGCAATAAACCAAGCCCAGCCATAATCAACGGTTAAGTCCAAGTGATTTGCCACTTTTGCCATTTCGTTCTGAAGTTTCGGTCCTGTCCATAAAGTGCTGGAAATGGTTTCTTGTGCGCCGGACGGAATTGTCACGATTGAACCACGATAACCGATGGAAGCAACATTATTTTTGCTATCGGTAATGGTATAAAATTGATTATCGACATCTTGATTCGGAATCCATGCAGACACAAAATAGTGCTGTAACACAGCTACCCAACCAGCCTTGGTATTAATTGAAAGATTTGCATCTTTCATATCGGAGAAACTGTATTTTTTGTAATTGGTTTCGGAGGAAGAATAGGCTCCGCCGGTATAAGTCGGCATAGCTACGTTACCGGAGCTTTCTACAAGCGTATGTTTTAACTGACCATAAGGCTCAACTTCAATCGCTTCGCCACTTTGGTTATTGATTTTGTAATCCACGCCCACATCATAGCTGCCACGTTTTAAAACAAATACTTTTTGATAGCTTACACCGTCTTTTTCAAAAACTAACGGC includes these proteins:
- the putP gene encoding sodium/proline symporter PutP, encoding MFVFDPTLITFTIYIIGMLLIGVLAYHYTNNLSDYILGGRRLGSFVTAMSAGASDMSGWLLMGLPGAVYLSGLVEGWIAIGLILGAYFNWLLVSGRLRVYTEFNHNALTLPEYFHHRFGASHQLLKMLSATIILVFFTIYCASGVVAGAKLFQNLFSVEYSTTLWFGAAATIAYTFIGGFLAVSWTDTIQATLMIFALILTPVFVLISIGDTTQFSAILDQAEMAANKDFTDLFTSTTPLGLLSLAAWGLGYFGQPHILARFMAAYSVKSLIKARRIGITWMILCLGGAIGIGFFAIPYFFANPSVAGTVNHESEQVFIELAKLLFNPWIAGILLSAILAAVMSTLSAQLLISSSSVTEDFYKGFIRPKASEKELVWLGRLMVLVIALIAIWIAQDENSKVLKLVEFAWAGFGSAFGPVVLFSLFWKRMTASGAMAGMLVGAITVFSWKAIIPVESDWFKIYEMIPGFLFSSLSILIVSLVSTEPPQAVIETFNKAEKAYKEAK
- the cmoB gene encoding tRNA 5-methoxyuridine(34)/uridine 5-oxyacetic acid(34) synthase CmoB, encoding MIDFRPFYQKIAIGPLSHWLETLPLQLKEWEKQTHGDYAKWSKVVDFLPDLQADRIDLKNAVKSDRTLPLSEGEKQRIIHHLKQLMPWRKGPYHLFDIHLDCEWRSDFKWDRVLPHLAPLKDRVILDVGCGSGYHMWRMVGEGAKTVVGIDPTELFLCQFEAVRKLLNHDRRANLIPLGIEQMQPLAAFDTVFSMGVLYHRKSPLDHLTQLKNQLKKGGELVLETLVVNGDTNTVLVPTDRYAKMKNVYFIPSVPALINWLEKVGFSNVRCVDVAATTLEEQRKTDWLENESLIDFLDPNDHSKTIEGYQAPTRAVILANK
- a CDS encoding HlyC/CorC family transporter produces the protein MDSIPLSSLFITLIICLVLSAYFSGSETGLLSLNKYRLRFLSEQGNKGAKKAEKLLENPDTLLSFILIFNNLVNISASAIATMIGMRLYGDVGVAIATGLLTFIMLVFSEIFPKTVAAMHPEKVSLFSSHILTILLKVFYPIVWLMNIFTKLLMRLVGLKPDMQKQVISREELRSIVTEAGEATPDEQHPQMLLSILDMETVTVDDIMVPRNEIGGIDIDDDWKAIMRQLNHAAHNRVVLYKGSLDEQVLGILRVREAFRLLLEKNEFTKETLIRAADEVYFIPEGTPLKTQLANFRANKERIGLVVDEYGDIKGLVTLEDILEEIVGEFTTSTAPTIDEEVTQQSDGSMIIDGSANLRDLNKMFGWELDTEDARTFNGLILEHLEEIPDEGTVCEIEGLQITILEVADNMIKQAKVVKL
- a CDS encoding cytochrome C assembly family protein; the protein is MWFAVFSILFYLASVLMILPLLNSADKAQYRPRKMPFFLTALTGIIFHAASLYPSLRELAQLHTFTLVEISSLMSVSIAALAVLAMLVVNSIWFLLPIVFSFSVLNLILATFMPSHLIRLLNQDSAMLFHIGLSIFTYSVCVIATLYAIQIAWIDRSLKAKKTAFSAVMPSLMTVERHFAHLFATGELLLTLTLISGVYYSMNALTVENIHKGVFSFLAWLVFGIALLGHWKFGWRGKRMIIYAISGIILLTIAYFGSRLI
- the ffh gene encoding signal recognition particle protein; this translates as MFGNLSDRLSKTLRNITGKGRLTEENIKETLREVRMALLEADVALPVVREFIAKVKESALGEEVNKSLTPGQEFLKIVQRELEKAMGESNESLNLATQPPAVILMAGLQGAGKTTSVGKLAKFLRERHKKKVLVVSADVYRPAAIKQLETLAQSVGVDFFPSDVKQNPVDIAKAALADAKLKFYDVLIVDTAGRLHVDSEMMEEIKQIHTALNPIETLFTVDAMTGQDAANTAKAFNEALPLTGVILTKVDGDARGGAALSIRQITGKPIKFLGVGEKTEALEPFHPDRVASRILGMGDVLSLIEDLERSVDREKAEKIAQKFKKGDTFTLDDFREQLVEMKKMGGMMSMLEKLPGAKNLPDHVKNQVDDKMFIKMEAIINSMTLKERANPDIIKGSRRRRIALGSGTQVQDVNKLLKQFDEMQRMMKKMRKGGMSKMMRGMQGLMGGGMGGLGKLGGMFKR
- the yidC gene encoding membrane protein insertase YidC, producing MDSRRSLLVLALIFISFLVYQQWQMDKNPPPPVAEQTVSMTSDVPASSSSSGQIATDSQIKGRLITLENDVFRLKVDTLGGDVVSSELLKYDAELDSKTPFVLLKDSPEHVYIAQSGLIGKNGIDTKSARAQYQIEGDSFKLAEGQDSLSVPLVFEKDGVSYQKVFVLKRGSYDVGVDYKINNQSGEAIEVEPYGQLKHTLVESSGNVAMPTYTGGAYSSSETNYKKYSFSDMKDANLSINTKAGWVAVLQHYFVSAWIPNQDVDNQFYTITDSKNNVASIGYRGSIVTIPSGAQETISSTLWTGPKLQNEMAKVANHLDLTVDYGWAWFIAKPLFWLLTFIQSIVSNWGLAIICVTIVVKAILYPLTKAQYTSMAKMRMLQPKMQEMRERFGDDRQRMSQEMMKLYKEEKVNPLGGCLPILLQMPIFIALYWTFMEAVELRHAPFFGWIQDLSAQDPYYILPILMGISMYLLQKMSPTPVADPMQQKVMNFMPLIFMFFFLWFPAGLVLYWLVSNLITIVQQQLIYRGLEKKGLHSSKK